The following nucleotide sequence is from Cucumis melo cultivar AY chromosome 1, USDA_Cmelo_AY_1.0, whole genome shotgun sequence.
GTTACAAAACTAGTTCTCCTGATTGGACATGAACCAAGCAAGACATGAAACACTGTAAAAGATAAGGGGAGAAACAAGTATAAAACATTGTCAACCACCAGATGTCAAACCAAACGTCTATATTGAAATTTGACTAGTTACATTCTTGTATAGCAGTTACTAGATTCAACCTATCTGACCTTCCAGTAAAGATATGCATCCTCAAATCCGATATCGTGGGTTTTCAATCTGCATGACGGTTTTTCTGGAGGTCTTCCAAAACATCTCATTTGAAAGCTTCTTCAAAATAGTTGTCCTGATAGAACATAAATTTGTGAAACTAGTAAAGTTGCAACTATCAACTTCCTACAATAATAATCATTCGATGAATTGGAGACAGTAAAAAGGTGTCATGCTAAAGTATTTCAACTGAAGATGGAGAGGTAATCGCTTGGTTCATGCCTATGGTCTGCAGAGCTTGTCCACGAGTGAAAATAATGGCATGATTTTGATTCTCGGGTTTTCCTTCCCCAATTGCTGTTGCAGGACCTGGAAGCTTGATTCAATAGATTTCCTAAAGACATAACAAACAATTAGAACAGCAACTTCTAGGGAAAGTCCCACAAAAAGTTAACTCCTAGCCCCAGCTGCTACTCTTCAATGAGGAACATAATCAAAGCATCTATATTACCACATGGCTACAGATAAAGGCTGAAGAATGACCGATGATATTTACCAATTGTTCAAACAATTAAAGTGGAAGTATACCATACCTTAAATTTTGTAGTAAAAAATTTATGTGGTCAAATAAAGCCTAAAGCCCcaagtatttatttattttcaataattttctgGAATAGGTGTAACTTCTTACTCAGAACTACAATCCTACGTAGAAAACAgaacttttaaatatttgtggCACGCTGCATGCAAAATTGGGAGTAACCAGCAAGAGGCTAATATAACTGCGAGTAAGTGTAAAATTTAGAAGCTATTCTCCTATACCTCATCTAATTTATCACCTCCCTCCACGAGAACTGAGTAAAAGAACTTCTGGGGCCCTCCCATTTACTGTCTCCTCTCTTTCATCTATGTAAGCAACACGTAGATATGGATACCTGCACAatattatttatctatttatacCCATTATAAAAACAATGTACTTTTGTACAGATTTTGTACAGTGTAAAGGATAGCAACAATATTAACATCTGACTCACTTTAACATCAGATTGAGAATATTAACATAGCATTTTCAGTCAGGTTCGGCATCAGACTTCTTCTGAGCACCATAGACTTGGCATGAGACAACATAAGTGAATTTCAGATCAACTAGAGCTTGAGCACGATCAAAGAAtgctttcttctccttttcatTTAAGTCCATGTTTCGATAACTACCAGCTGCCAAGTAAATATGAACTTATACATATTAAGTATATCAAACTCAGTTTGGGAACAAAATTGGGTTAGATTCTAAATCTCATAATAATAGCAAAATAGATTTAGAAAACATATTGTTCTCCCCAGTACATTCCAGAAAGAATTGAAGCTGAAGCGCTTCACGGTAATACATCATATCTCGTACTGATAAACCATCAAGATTTATAGACATAGCAAGTGTCAAGCTTAGGATCcataaaataaacaaagaaaaatgggAGAGAGAGGGAGGGAATTTCTTTCAACCTGTTCCTGGTAATGTCTGCCCATACCCAATGGCGTATTAACTCCATCTTGTCTTTATCACTATATCCAAGTTTTGGGTCTAAAACACACTCGTTAAAGTTGTTCCATTCATCTAGTATACGGTCAACACAAGTGTGAGTTGCTTTTCATGGCATTAAATgtgaaaaaaggaaagaagataaAGCTCACCAGGATATATCTTTTGGAGATAGAATAAAATGGATATTCCATCCTCATTCTCCTCCTTAAGCTTCTTATCAGAATAAAGGACATCTTTGTAATAAGGGGTTAGACCACTGATCATAAAACAGCAAGAAAACTGAGTTGTCAAACAGTAGGTGAAATAGAATAAACAATAATATAACTGCAACTTAATAGACAACAATAAGTAAAATGCTCAAATGAATAAATTCATGTTTATGTTCAAGAACATGAAATAATTGAGATAGTGATCAAAAGAGGAAGGGAGAGCGCattaacaaacaaacaaacaaacactCGTGAAGGCAAAAACCACCATTTTGCTCCAGAGGTACTCTGAGTTTTTGAGGCACAACTTAATAGCAAAGAAAAATTGCACAGAGGACAAAAAAGTCATTTCGAAATCCTCTCTTTTTGCTTGTGACCttatttttaaactaaaaacaaGGACAAAAAGAACCATCATACAaagatttagaaaaataaataaaacctcCAAGTGAAATGAATTGTCATCAATTGCCAAAGAACATactattaattttttaaacacAATAGAAAGTATCTTTTTTCTCGTAagacaaacaaacaaaagaaagcACTGGTTATCAAAATGGAGATTGAAACATGGAAGACAAATCCCAAATGACGGACATAAAAGATAGCATGTCACAGACTTTAGGAGCTTTAGGCATGGTCATAAATAAGGAATTTGCAAAGAATGTGATACGCCAACGGGCATCCAAGTTTTGAGGCACATTAATTGCAGATTCCTTGACAGTTAAAAGCAAAGAAAGCTTAACGACCTGTCAACAAAAGCAATATGGTATAAACCCTCATTTATAGATGACatataaagaaaataacatCAAAAAGCTTAATGATAGCTAAGAAAACCTTTTCTATCCATGTTTTGGTTTGTGTAAGTTGTATGTTAAAATTCTCAAACCTCTGCCCTTCTTGCCATCAGAGTTATCATTTGGGTCTTCATCTGCTCCAAGAATTCTTGCATTGGAAATAGGGTTATATACATACAAGAATATCAAACAAACTTCAGTAGAAGACAGTGTTTTGCTTATGTGTACTTATACTTCAAAAGACTTACTGAGAGCCATTAGCCATGACATCCTGCGTGATAATCTCAAAGATGTCCCGGAGAACATTGATTATCTGTGACCCACCAACTCCATTTTCACCATCACGCTATCAAAGAAAATACTTGATTAAATTTACACAGTTAATCAAGTCCATGCCATCAGTCTATCAAAGGTACCATCATCGTTGGTAACATTGTTCTTAATACAAAAGACACATACCACCAAAAGTTTTAAAAGTTTCTCCAGTTTCTCACTGAGGGAAGGAAAGACCACTCATCCTGAAGTTGCTTAAGAATTTTTGCTAATGAGTTCTACTTCGTGGCAAATATCCTGCACAATTCtgttttataaaagaaaattgacaATTTATACTGAGAATTGATAGCAGGAAAGGCGGTATTGAGACTATACACAAATAAAACGTCAAATATGATATCTTGATCCTTACCTCTTGTCTTCTTCATTGTTCAAAAGGGCAGTTACTATATCCCTGAGTGTCTCATAGCATTCTATTACTGCAGAATACATATAATCATCACTTTTAATCTTCCTGAATAAGTCAGCAACCTCCTTTCCTTTAAAGTCTTTTGCCATATCCAACGCTAATGGAATCTAGCAAGTCTTCAAGGATCTTTTTATACCTTACTAGCAAACAAGAGAGGAGGCCATTGGACTACGGAGACATCGTTTGAAGAATATGGAACAAGTAGTAAATCTCTATTCCATCATGAAAGTTCCAGTCAGAAGAAAATGTAGGGATCTTCCAATTTTTATATCAACTGAACTTGACTGAGGTGATGACCTATAACTCATCAAGTCCTCTTGTTGCATAGTTAGTATGAACCCATTCCACACATGAGAGAAGTTGGTGATATTCTTCCTTACTAGTGATTCATCCTGTGATGGAAGAGTACATATTATACAACAAAATG
It contains:
- the LOC127148479 gene encoding callose synthase 7-like; this encodes MSINLDGLSVRDMMYYREALQLQFFLESGSYRNMDLNEKEKKAFFDRAQALVDLKFTYVVSCQVYGAQKKYPYLRVAYIDEREETVNGRAPEVLLLSSRGGRKSIESSFQVLQQQLGKENPRIKIMPLFSLVDKLCRP